A genome region from Anopheles stephensi strain Indian chromosome 2, UCI_ANSTEP_V1.0, whole genome shotgun sequence includes the following:
- the LOC118504394 gene encoding uncharacterized protein LOC118504394 — protein sequence MLSCLVFYRWCLVFVSFGLNKAMNNIKQCLLDSISLTRRYTMHSSIVLLATVGIGCFFLDPSAGLMKVIVDFDRWEHVNGSDIFNVEKLRVRKFNRTLSVLNGTGELLIDLSDKYEYGLSFARSAQGNNQYDAYPMKLASKPFCEFIKTHYHEYQHLFLNFTNLPYVSSEGMCPFPKGEYWVKDAHIDSSVIPIVVPEGFWRVTTELRIIDTGEIAARGHMYVKLTKEYV from the exons ATGCTTTCGTGTTTGGTTTTCTATCGCTGGTGTTTAGTGTTTGTAAGCTTTGGTTTAAATAAAGCAATGAACAATATAAAACAGTGCCTATTGGACAGCATATCGCTTACGCGACGATATACCATGCATTCATCTATCGTACTGTTGGCTACCGTTGGCATTGGCTGTTTCTTTCTCGATCCGAGTGCAGGACTCATGAAGGTGATAGTGGATTTTGACCGGTGGGAACACGTCAACGGTTCGGACATTTTCAATGTGGAAAAGCTACGCGTACGCAAGTTTAACCGAACACTGTCGGTACTGAACGGAACGGGAGAGCTGCTGATTGATCTGAGCGACAAATATGAG TACGGTCTTAGTTTCGCTCGTAGCGCCCAGGGAAATAACCAGTACGATGCGTACCCGATGAAGCTTGCATCAAAACCATTTTGCGAGTTTATCAAAACGCATTACCATGAATACCAGCATCTATTTTTGAACTTTACCAATCTGCCGTACGTATCAAGCGAGGGTATGTGCCCATTTCCGAAGGGTGAGTACTGGGTGAAGGATGCGCATATAGACTCGTCCGTCATACCGATCGTCGTACCGGAAGGGTTTTGGCGAGTAACGACCGAGCTGCGGATAATCGACACAGGCGAGATTGCTGCGCGCGGTCATATGTATGTGAAGCTGACGAAGGAGTATGTTTGA
- the LOC118504400 gene encoding uncharacterized protein LOC118504400, which produces MSNALMLNALALVLLLYTCQRCDGLLKVILEFDRWELVNGTNIFSMDSVRVRKYNRTMSVLNGTGTLLVDLDNTYEYGFSFARSAQGNNQYNAYPMKLASKPMCEFLTAYYREYQDMFLKFTNLPYVPEEGLCPFPKGNYWVKDAYVDSSVIPIVVPEGFWKASPELRNVETGEVVATGSFYAKLTKEYV; this is translated from the exons ATGAGCAACGCGTTAATGCTCAATGCACTGGcattggtgctgctgttgtacACCTGCCAACGTTGTGATGGGTTGTTGAAGGTAATACTCGAATTTGATCGCTGGGAATTAGTCAACGGCACGAACATATTCAGCATGGATTCGGTACGTGTGCGCAAGTACAACCGGACGATGTCGGTACTGAACGGTACGGGTACGTTACTGGTCGATCTAGACAATACGTACGAG TATGGCTTCAGTTTTGCCCGTAGTGCCCAAGGAAACAATCAGTACAATGCGTACCCGATGAAGCTAGCATCCAAACCGATGTGCGAGTTCCTAACCGCGTACTACCGAGAGTATCAGGATATGTTTCTTAAGTTCACCAATCTGCCGTACGTGCCAGAGGAAGGATTGTGTCCGTTCCCGAAGGGAAACTATTGGGTGAAGGATGCGTACGTTGACTCGTCCGTCATACCGATTGTCGTGCCGGAAGGATTCTGGAAGGCTAGCCCCGAGCTGCGCAATGTCGAAACGGGTGAAGTGGTAGCGACTGGGTCGTTCTATGCGAAATTAACGAAGGAGTATGTCTGA
- the LOC118504401 gene encoding uncharacterized protein LOC118504401, with the protein MHSFLLAVSFALALFLIVPGDGLMRVILDFDRWEVINGSAFFNMEKFRVRKYNRTLSVMNGTGVLLVDLDNRYLYGVNFARSAQGNNQFNAYPMKLASKPFCDFINAYYREYQHLFLNYTNLPLVPPEGLCPFPKGTYWAKDAHFDSSVIPVVVPEGLWRCTTDLIDSLTGELVARGSMYVRLSKELV; encoded by the exons ATGCACTCGTTTCTGCTCGCCGTATCATTCGCCCTAGCACTTTTCCTGATTGTTCCGGGCGATGGACTAATGCGCGTTATTCTGGACTTTGATCGATGGGAAGTGATCAATGGATCAGCGTTCTTCAACATGGAAAAGTTTCGCGTCCGCAAGTACAACCGTACGCTGTCGGTGATGAACGGGACCGGTGTGCTGCTGGTCGACCTGGACAATCGTTACTTG TACGGAGTCAACTTTGCCCGTAGTGCCCAGGGTAACAATCAGTTCAATGCTTACCCGATGAAGCTGGCATCGAAACCGTTCTGTGACTTTATCAACGCGTACTACCGCGAGTATCAGCATCTGTTTCTTAACTACACCAACCTACCGCTTGTGCCACCGGAAGGGCTGTGTCCGTTCCCGAAAGGAACATACTGGGCGAAGGATGCACACTTTGACTCGTCCGTTATTCCGGTGGTCGTACCGGAAGGGCTGTGGCGCTGTACCACCGATCTGATCGATTCGCTAACTGGGGAGCTTGTCGCCCGCGGTTCTATGTACGTCCGGCTGAGCAAAGAGCTTGTATAG
- the LOC118504402 gene encoding ecdysteroid-regulated 16 kDa protein: MKAFPALCVVAAFVVVCSLSGSVQATVVESCGSTRSLVPIEENVVDISNCEKGPCKLKRRTTVSINQKFTPTEDVKSLSTTVFAKIVGLPLPFVGVDGTSACPYLFAEDGVTKQECPLKAGVPVVYKRSFDVLEIYPKIPSMTIHWELQTKSGRSITCFEVPAKIV, translated from the exons ATGAAAGCATTCCCTGCACTGTGTGTCGTTGCGGCCTTTGTTGTGGTGTGCAGTTTAAGCGGTTCCGTGCAAGCAACCGTCGTCGAATCGTGCGGTT CCACACGTAGCCTGGTGCCGATCGAGGAGAATGTCGTGGATATTAGCAACTGCGAGAAGGGACCCTGCAAGCTAAAGCGACGCACAACCGTCAGCATTAACCAGAAGTTCACCCCGA CTGAAGATGTCAAGAGCCTTAGCACGACCGTGTTCGCGAAGATCGTTGGACTACCGTTGCCGTTCGTTGGTGTCGATGGTACTAGCGCCTGTCCGTACCTGTTCGCGGAAGACGGTGTAACGAAGCAGGAATGTCCGCTGAAGGCCGGCGTGCCGGTGGTGTACAAGCGTAGCTTCGATGTGCTCGAAATCTACCCGAAAATCCCCAGCATGACCATCCACTGGGAGCTGCAAACGAAGAGTGGCCGATCGATCACGTGCTTCGAGGTGCCGGCCAAGATCGTGTAA